tttcttttgtaatgtcaattatagcgtgaaggaatgtgaggtaaggttagttttgtttacaaacattaattataccatgaagtattctttggcaatttgtaatggcaattataacgtgaagttttcttttgtaatgtcaattatagcgtgaaggaatgtgaggtaaggttagttttgtttacaaacattaattataccatgaagtattctttggcaattagtaatggcaattatagcgtgaagttttcttttgtaatgtcaattatagcgtgaaggaatgtgaggtaaggttagttatgtttacaaacattaattataccatgaagtattctttggcaatttgtaatggcaattatagcgtgaagttttcttttgtaatgttaattatagcgtgaaggaatgtgaggtaaggttagttttgtttacaaacattaattataccttgaagttttctttggcaattatactctgtttttaaaccaggaggagtattttaaatttgtcaccagattgaccttgcacgtgattggttgaatgcgaggaaggttcacacacaggcaattttgaatttgaaggttaggttattgacaattcgacagtttcgtgtcattattgtaaattttgtgttcttaaacccttctttattatattttgaaataaatacactcataacttcaatgttaatttgtatgtttagtgttgacgataacaaacgaaaataaatacaataataagtaaataaataaataataacaattattgatttaaatttaccgccaaaatatctagtgatattttctggtgatttttcctagtgtaaatctgactttcgcgtttactcctcctggtttaaaaacagagtatagtagcgcatgaatgttttacactcgatattatttttgtcaaaataaataaataagtagatgtttattacaaaataaagtttaattgtttcttttgtgtctagcgctacttgatatttgaacaaaaataacatcgagtgtaaaacattcatgcgctactagattaaaatgtgtgctttttgatggggaaagaaatgaatttttaagaaaaacaaaatactatcgtataaagaatgtttttaggacctcaataataaaaaaaaaattttggcattccatttaaaaaaaaaaagttgacagtcgccattttgaaataattcttccaattgaaaatgtggCATCACCATCGTGTACAGAATGACccaaaacatattactgccaaatattttgaaagtagtacccatagtgtggctaaaaaaaaataaggcgcttactctgaatcaggctgtaCCTACACAGGTTGTAGTATGGATGTTATTCCAccaggtattattattatgacaaGAAGTCTAAACCAAGGGCAATCAGTCTATGATTAATTAGtatccttatttaataatcctcCTGGTCTAAGACTCCATACTTGTCCTAATCATACCATCATCACCTTTTCCATTATCCATCCTTTTTGTTGTGCCCTAACTAGGACGTCATTCGGGAAGTCTTTCAGATTTcagaatggtttttttctcaatattactAATGACAGCAATTTTTCCCTATCACTTGTTACTGCTAGCATCAATGGTATGCGCAATTTTTCGCAACCActcgtttataaagaaatttcccaCACACCTCTTCTTTCCAGTGTGTAATTGGGTGGCATATCCAGATATGTAAATCATTAGGAGCTTTTGGGAAGTTGTAGTTCTGCGCCTCAACGATAACATCATTCGGCGCATAAATCCCACAGTCCAACCTTTGCTAGTGTTAACGCGCGGTAAAAAAAACCgggtacaaaaatttaaataggtGCTGAGTGaagtatttaataaagaaaaagaatttatataaataataattgtaatcTAATTGACGAAAGaatgatgtataaaataaataatatagagCTTAcgtgaaataattattgtagtgGAGGTAAGAGATGTGCTCGCAACCACCGTTCGATCGAAAGAGAGATAAAAATCTCTTCGCTGAGATTTATCATTACGGCGCATACAAATTCGCGCAGTGACAAATATATAGTTTAAGGGTGGCGCGAACATTCCACCCACCAACAAAAAGGTAAGtgaactttttttacaaacatgaaataattaataattaaaaattacatagTTAGGCAAtgccaaaaaataacaatgaaaataataaaaaaataataaaataaacaaataaagaaagaattaacaattttaaggTTTAGGAACTTTAGTTTCGTTGGCCGGCAGTGGACAGATTTTTATGGTTGGTCTTGTGAACAGTCCGTTCTTGGTTCGAATTGTTACAACACGAATCACACCATCGTCGCCAGGATGGAGCTGTGTGATTCGCCCCATCTCCCATTTCAAAGGTGGAAGTTGTTCATTTTTTACGATGACCAGATCACCGACAGTAGGAATTGGAGTTGGTGAGGTCCATTTGGATCTTGCTTGAAGAGTGGATAAGTACTCCATGGTCCATCTCTTCCAGAAGTCCTGGAGCATGCGTTGGAGGAGCTTCCATCGATCCAATCGATTTAGGGGAACCTTTGTGTAGTCTGGTTCTGAAATTAAACTATTTAGTGGTTCTAAACATAAGAAATGACCTGGTGTCAGTGGCTGAAGATCGTTTGGATCACTCGATATCGGTGTGAGGGGCCTGGAGTTGAGCACAGCCTCTATTTGGGTGAGGACGGTGTAGACCTCCTCGAACGTAAGACGTTGATCTCCAATAACTCGAAGCAAATGGGACTTTACTGATTTCACGCCTGCTTCAGCGAGACCATTAAAGTGAGGTCCACCAGGTGGATGAAAAATCCAATGGAGTCCTAGACGTGTTCCCGAAGCTTCTGCcatctcttttaatttattgttcgCTCCAACAAAGTTAGTCCCTTGGTCCGACAGGATTAAAGAACATCGACCTCTTCGTGCTATGAATCGACGTAATGCGGCTATGAATGCTTCAGTGGTTAAATCTGTAACTAATTCGAGGTGAATAGCCTTGGTGGACGTGCAGACAAATACGCAAAAATACGACTTAACAGACCGGGAGCCTCGAGTGCGATTCAATGTCGTGTAGATAGGGCCAGCAAAATCCACAGAGACGGTAGAGAATGCCCTCACATCAGCCACTCGACAAGAGGGAAGATCCGCCATAAATGGGGCGTAGGACCTTGGTTTACATCGGAAGCATCGTATGCATTTGGAGATGACACGTTGGATCACTTGTCGAGATGatattatctaaaaatgttgtaGTACGATAGATTGTAAAGTTCTTGGTCCCGGATGTAGGTAAGTTTGATGAATATCTTGCACAATTAGTTCACTTAAACGTGATGTTTTAGGTAATAGCACAGGGTGTTTATGATCGAACGGTAGTGTTGCGTTTTTTAATCTACCACCCACCCTGAGAAGCTTGTCTCGATCGACAAAAGGAGCCAATTGACGATATGGTTTTAACAAtggtttattttctttgatagcAGTGAAAAGTGTAGCAAAATGctgattttgaataaatcgAATAAGAATATGGAGTGAGTTTTGAATCTCAAAGGGAGATAAAACTAGAGAATAATatcgtttttgtttttgacaaTGAAGAATAAAACGATACATGTATGCAAGGATACGTTTGATTTTGTTGATAGAAGAAAACTTATTGAGAAGAGTGGATAAAATGTGAGTTTGCACCTCAGTAGAATTAACTTGAAGAACTCTTTGTTCATTGTGTATCTCTTTTATTTCAGGATTGATGCGACGATGAGCTGGCCAATTTTTTGGAGGACATCGGAGCCACGAGGGACCTTCCCACCAAAGTTGTAATGGGATTAAGGTTTCAGGAAAAAGACCTCTTGAACCACAATCGGCAGGGTTTTCCAATGAAGGTACGTATCTCCAAGAAGACGATGGTAAAATTTCCTGAATGTAATTGACTCGATTGGCGACAAAGATTTTCCATCGAGAGGATAATGATGCAATCCAAGCTAAGGTAACTTGTGAATCTGACCAGGCGGTAattgaatcaaaattaatttgaggcgataaaatttcttttagattCTCCAAGAGATTGACAAGTAAAACAGCTGCCAAAAGTTCCAATCGGGGAATggaagttgattttaatggaGCCACTCGTGATTTGGCGCAAAGAAAAGTTGTTGTTATTGATAAATCAGATTTTTGACAACGCAGATAAGCAACAGTACAATAACCCACTTGTGATGCGTCACAAAATAGATGGAGTTGAATTGACTGAGTTTTTAAAGGAATAGTTAAGCGAGGTAAGCGTAagtttgaaagaaatttaagaTTGTCTTTAAACTTTTGCCAATTTTGAACGATATTGTTTGGCGGTGTTTCATCCCAACCACTCTTTAATTGCCACAATTGTTGAATGAAACGTTTTGCTTTCAGAGTACAAGGAGTAAGAAATCCCAACGGATCGTAAATACGTGCAATGTCTGACAAGATAGATCTTTTCGTACAAGGAGTATTTCGACTGGTATGGGAATAGGAAAAATGATCAGTAGCAGGATCCCATTGAAGCCCGAGGACCTTGATATAGCTGATTTCATCGTAGTCCATTGAAACTGGATGTTGTAAGTCATCTTTTGATACTGATTGCAGGATATTGGAGCAGTTACTTGCCCATTTTCTGAGCTCAAATCCTcccttttttaaaagatctattgATTCTTGCTGTAGTTGGCAAGCTTCTTCAATGGATGCAGCGCCAGTGACGATGTCATCAATATAGACATTGTTTTGTACAGCCTTTGAAGCCAATGGAAATTCATGCTTGTAAAGATGTGCAAGTTCAATAAGCGTTCGAAGTGCCAAAAATGGAGCAGATGAGACACCGTAAGTAACTGTGTTTAGAACatattcttttattgattCATCAGGTGAAAATCGCCATAGAATTCGTTGGAAATCTCTATCTTTCGGTGAAATTAGAATTTGCCTGTACATTTGCTTTATATCACATGTAAATGCGAATGGAAAACatctaaatttcaataaaattttaacgataTCTTGTTGTAATTTAGGTCCAATTAAAAGAGCATCATTTAATGAGTGACCATTGGAAGTAACAGACGAGGCGTCGAAAACCACACGAAGTTTGGTGGAGGCGCTTTCTGGCCGTAGTACGCAATGGTGAGGAATATAATAAACGGATTTCGAAGACACTTCAGGATTTGCGATAAGCGACATGTGCCCTGAATCCAGGTAatctttcataaaattgacataaTCGTTTTTTAGGGACAGATTTTTCAATAATCTGTTTTCTAAAGAAGTGAATCGTTTTAACGTTGATTGATAAGAACTACCCAGTATGGGTTCTTGGTTTTTGAAAGGAAGTGAAACAATAAATCTTCCAGCTTCAGTTCTTACATAATTTTgcttaaaatgattttcacaTTGATTCTCTTCCAAAGTTAAAGTAGAACTTCTTGGAATTGATTCAAGTTCCCAAAATCTTGGAAGGGATTCATCTAAGAAAGCGTCGGTAGTTGATAGGCATGTAGATGTTGTTGATGAAATAGAAGATTTTCCAATCAAAATCCAACCGAAAATGGATTCTAAAGCCACAGGATCATTGGGTTTGTTTTGAATGCGTCCGCTGAGGAAAACTTGTGGAACCAATTCTGCGCCAAGTAGGAGATCCACTTCCATGGAATTGCAATCGGGTTCAGGAGTGAAGTTTAAATGTTTAAGATGAGGATAAGCTTTAATAATGGATTGTACTGAAGGTTGATGGGAACAAATACTAGGTGTTATGAGAGCTTTGAAGTCTAAGGATGGTTCGGAATGTTGAATCGGTTGAACATGACATTGAACGGAGCCTTTGTTGCATATGGATGTCATGGAGTTGAGTCCTCTTATCTCTAAAGAAGAGTGATATGAACGAGGAAgacgtaatttttttgacaatttatcGGTGATAAAGTTGGACATACTGCCCGAATCAATTAAGGCTCGTACGAAGTGAGACTGTCCAAATCGATCTTTAATTTTCACAAATGCTAATGGTAAGATTACTCGTTGATGTTCGTTTTGATTTAACGGCTGTTtgatgttccacgaggtacCCACATGAACTGAAGAAGGTTTTTTAGTATCAAAGTGAAGAGATGTATGATGATGTTGTTGACACATGCGACATCTATGGGAAGATGCACAATTTTGAGTTGTATGTTTGGAACTTAGACAGTTACGGCACAAGTTATGTTCTCTTGCTATCGATAGACGTTCAGCA
This genomic stretch from Onthophagus taurus isolate NC chromosome 7, IU_Otau_3.0, whole genome shotgun sequence harbors:
- the LOC139430505 gene encoding uncharacterized protein, whose amino-acid sequence is MAEASGTRLGLHWIFHPPGGPHFNGLAEAGVKSVKSHLLRVIGDQRLTFEEVYTVLTQIEAVLNSRPLTPISSDPNDLQPLTPGHFLCLEPLNSLISEPDYTKVPLNRLDRWKLLQRMLQDFWKRWTMEYLSTLQARSKWTSPTPIPTVGDLVIVKNEQLPPLKWEMGRITQLHPGDDGVIRVVTIRTKNGLFTRPTIKICPLPANETKVPKP
- the LOC139430506 gene encoding uncharacterized protein, which encodes MREKKKKREEKKTHSIMSDKLAKLTLKRNIFINQITETFIYGRALPTNPSDPMQNQIFAERANDVSQIYDDFKAAHNSIIGLVEEVDFDAQDAIRKKVDSEYYQIKALLHNLSDLPTSTISSPITATPKLNKLQLPTFDGNYKEWHTFFDLYKTMVHENTSLSPIAKYQYLLTSLKGEAFNLLKGFPVTNDNYEIAYNALKGRYQNKRHLATLYFHEILNLKPIKEESSKYFRTLIDTFKENTEGFRMLGFPVDNWDFLLFNLLLLKLDTQTKTTFESEHTSFEIPTYPQLMDFLEKRAKALDSVVLTSNEKPFMNRIKNNPREKVTNLKLETNSISPKCLLCKESHPIYRCATFNAKSSAERLSIAREHNLCRNCLSSKHTTQNCASSHRCRMCQQHHHTSLHFDTKKPSSVHVGTSWNIKQPLNQNEHQRVILPLAFVKIKDRFGQSHFVRALIDSGSMSNFITDKLSKKLRLPRSYHSSLEIRGLNSMTSICNKGSVQCHVQPIQHSEPSLDFKALITPSICSHQPSVQSIIKAYPHLKHLNFTPEPDCNSMEVDLLLGAELVPQVFLSGRIQNKPNDPVALESIFGWILIGKSSISSTTSTCLSTTDAFLDESLPRFWELESIPRSSTLTLEENQCENHFKQNYVRTEAGRFIVSLPFKNQEPILGSSYQSTLKRFTSLENRLLKNLSLKNDYVNFMKDYLDSGHMSLIANPEVSSKSVYYIPHHCVLRPESASTKLRVVFDASSVTSNGHSLNDALLIGPKLQQDIVKILLKFRCFPFAFTCDIKQMYRQILISPKDRDFQRILWRFSPDESIKEYVLNTVTYGVSSAPFLALRTLIELAHLYKHEFPLASKAVQNNVYIDDIVTGAASIEEACQLQQESIDLLKKGGFELRKWASNCSNILQSVSKDDLQHPVSMDYDEISYIKVLGLQWDPATDHFSYSHTSRNTPCTKRSILSDIARIYDPLGFLTPCTLKAKRFIQQLWQLKSGWDETPPNNIVQNWQKFKDNLKFLSNLRLPRLTIPLKTQSIQLHLFCDASQVGYCTVAYLRCQKSDLSITTTFLCAKSRVAPLKSTSIPRLELLAAVLLVNLLENLKEILSPQINFDSITAWSDSQVTLAWIASLSSRWKIFVANRVNYIQEILPSSSWRYVPSLENPADCGSRGLFPETLIPLQLWWEGPSWLRCPPKNWPAHRRINPEIKEIHNEQRVLQVNSTEVQTHILSTLLNKFSSINKIKRILAYMYRFILHCQKQKRYYSLVLSPFEIQNSLHILIRFIQNQHFATLFTAIKENKPLLKPYRQLAPFVDRDKLLRVGGRLKNATLPFDHKHPVLLPKTSRLSELIVQDIHQTYLHPGPRTLQSIVLQHF